One genomic window of Onychostoma macrolepis isolate SWU-2019 chromosome 25, ASM1243209v1, whole genome shotgun sequence includes the following:
- the cmasb gene encoding N-acylneuraminate cytidylyltransferase B, with amino-acid sequence MESSRCAEVSSGVGYPSAGHSHRAALILARGGSKGIPLKNIKNLAGVPLIAWVLRAALDSEVIDSVWVSTDHDEIERVAKVWGAKVHRRSPEVSKDSSSSLETIQEFIRLRPEVDIVCHIQATSPCLHPHHIRDALQMITEQGYDYVFSVVRRHQFRWEEVDKKEGKNTTPLNIDVAHRLRRQDWPGELYENGSFYFSTRKAWENGLKQLGKIAYYEMLPEYSVDIDVDIDWPVAEQRVLRFGYFGREQNAVVRLFVCKVSGCLTNGQIYTSVSGEDLVAINARDVAGIQMLQRENIEVILMSSVNEPLSRGLLKKLAQQAGCGLWFGKQLKGFEMEQLMEEKKLRWDEMAFMGSESEDREILSQVGLNGVPCDSPVANLIAAKYTCQRPAGNGAVCEFAEYILMLKKQSLLEVHQDRIDRANF; translated from the exons ATGGAGAGCAGCAGGTGCGCAGAGGTGAGTTCGGGTGTCGGTTACCCGTCCGCTGGACACTCTCACCGGGCGGCTCTGATTCTGGCCCGCGGTGGCAGTAAAGGAATCCCGCTGAAGAACATCAAGAATCTGGCCGGTGTGCCTCTGATCGCGTGGGTCCTGAGAGCTGCCTTGGATTCAGAAGTCATTGACAG CGTGTGGGTTTCCACAGATCACGATGAAATTGAGCGGGTCGCAAAAGTCTGGGGCGCAAAAGTTCATCGGCGCAGTCCTGAAGTTTCCAAAGATTCGTCCAGCTCACTGGAGACCATCCAGGAATTCATCCGACTGAGACCCG AGGTGGACATCGTCTGTCATATTCAGGCCACGTCTCCATGCCTCCACCCTCATCACATCAGAGATGCCCTGCAGATGATCACTGAACAGGGTTATGACTATGTGTTTTCAGTGGTTCGCAGACACCAGTTTCGCTGGGAGGAGGTGGACAAGAAAG aggGTAAGAATACAACTCCTCTGAACATTGACGTGGCACACAGACTGCGACGACAAGATTGGCCTGGAGAGCTCTACGAAAATGGCTCTTTCTATTTTAGTACGAGGAAGGCTTGGGAAAACGGCCTTAAACAG TTGGGCAAGATCGCCTACTATGAAATGCTACCTGAGTACAGTGTTGATATCGACGTGGACATCgactggcctgtcgctgagcaGAGGGTTCTGAG GTTTGGCTATTTTGGCCGAGAGCAGAACGCAGTGGTCAGGCTGTTTGTGTGTAAAGTGTCTGGCTGTTTGACGAACGGACAGATATACACGTCAGTTTCAGGAGAGGACCTTGTGGCCATCAATGCTCGAGACGTGGCAGGCATACAGATGCTGCAGAGGGAAAATATAGAG GTGATCCTCATGTCTAGTGTGAATGAGCCGCTGTCCAGGGGTCTCCTGAAGAAGCTAGCCCAGCAGGCTGGCTGTGGACTCTGGTTTGGAAAGCAGCTGAAAGGGTTTGAGATGGAGCAGCTGATGGAAGAGAAGAAGCTGCGGTGGGATGAAATGGCCTTCATGG GTTCAGAGTCTGAAGACAGAGAAATTTTGTCTCAGGTGGGGCTGAACGGTGTCCCGTGTGACTCACCTGTGGCGAATCTCATTGCGGCGAAATACACGTGTCAGAGACCCGCTGGAAATGGAGCAGTTTGTGAGTTTGCAGAGTACATACTGATGCTGAAGAAACAGAGTTTGCTGGAGGTGCACCAGGATCGCATTGACAGAGCCAATTTCTAG